Proteins from one Ornithobacterium rhinotracheale genomic window:
- a CDS encoding MFS transporter: MSTTKQNYLLPIIMMIALFGMISFVTGLANPMGVIVKNQFGASNFMATLGYFANFIAYAFMGYPAGMLLQKIGYKKTALIAIAVGFLGTGIQYLSGEMGSFEVYLLGAFVAGFSMCMLNTVVNPMLNKLGGGGNKGNQLIQVGGSFNSLMATIVPILVGYFIGSNVEKANLTNAYPALFLAMGIFAAAFLVLFFVNIPEPSLAVTKTNEKAPHSPFSFRHFILGAVAIFLYVGIEVGIQNFINPYMTSLTNSDGELLYTATVAGSVVGTYWFLMLIGRLVGAAVGGSVSSKTMLTFVSALGIVFTLAAIFIPVEHTVSMPVFQSDISFGMVQIPTSIMFLVLCGLCTSVMWGGIFNLAVEGLGRYTEAASGFFMVMVCGGGIIPLIQGAVADSAGYIESYWVIVGCLAFLLYYALIGSKNVNTDIPVDIAPESLPVEA; encoded by the coding sequence ATGAGTACAACAAAACAAAATTATTTGTTGCCAATCATCATGATGATTGCGCTATTTGGTATGATTTCATTCGTTACAGGTTTAGCAAACCCAATGGGTGTTATCGTAAAAAATCAATTTGGAGCTTCAAACTTCATGGCTACTTTGGGATATTTTGCGAACTTTATCGCTTATGCTTTCATGGGGTATCCTGCAGGGATGTTACTTCAAAAAATTGGTTATAAAAAAACAGCTCTTATCGCAATTGCTGTAGGTTTCTTAGGAACTGGAATTCAGTATTTATCTGGTGAAATGGGAAGCTTTGAAGTTTATTTATTAGGTGCTTTCGTTGCTGGATTCTCAATGTGTATGCTTAATACCGTGGTAAACCCAATGCTTAACAAATTAGGTGGCGGTGGAAACAAAGGGAACCAATTGATTCAAGTAGGTGGTTCTTTCAACTCTTTGATGGCGACTATCGTTCCTATCTTGGTGGGTTACTTCATCGGTAGCAATGTAGAAAAAGCTAACTTAACAAATGCTTACCCTGCATTATTTTTAGCAATGGGTATTTTCGCAGCTGCTTTCTTGGTATTATTCTTTGTAAACATTCCTGAGCCAAGCTTAGCTGTAACTAAAACTAATGAGAAAGCGCCACACAGCCCATTCTCTTTCCGTCACTTTATCTTAGGTGCTGTAGCAATCTTCTTGTATGTGGGTATTGAAGTAGGTATCCAAAACTTTATCAACCCTTACATGACAAGTTTAACAAACAGCGATGGAGAATTATTGTATACTGCGACTGTTGCAGGATCTGTGGTAGGTACTTATTGGTTCTTGATGTTAATAGGTCGTTTAGTTGGTGCCGCTGTAGGTGGTAGCGTTTCAAGTAAAACCATGCTTACATTCGTATCGGCTTTAGGTATTGTCTTCACTTTAGCAGCCATCTTTATCCCAGTAGAGCACACTGTAAGTATGCCTGTATTCCAATCAGACATTTCATTTGGTATGGTTCAAATCCCTACAAGTATTATGTTCTTGGTTCTTTGCGGACTTTGTACTTCTGTAATGTGGGGAGGAATCTTCAACCTTGCAGTAGAAGGATTAGGAAGATATACTGAAGCAGCTTCTGGATTCTTCATGGTGATGGTGTGTGGTGGTGGTATCATTCCACTTATCCAAGGTGCTGTTGCCGATTCAGCTGGATACATCGAAAGCTATTGGGTAATTGTAGGATGTCTTGCATTCTTACTATATTACGCATTGATTGGTTCTAAAAATGTCAACACAGATATTCCTGTAGACATCGCCCCAGAAAGCCTTCCTGTAGAAGCTTAA
- the galK gene encoding galactokinase gives MSLENTVRNTFKEKFGTEGEVYASPGRINLIGEHTDYNGSFVFPGAIDKGMVAEIKKNGTDKVRAYSVDLKESAEFGLNEEDAPSQSWAKYIFGVCREIQKRGGKIEGFDTAFAGDVPLGAGMSSSAALESTYAFALNEMFNLGIDKFELAKIGQATEHNYVGVKCGIMDQFASVFGKEGHLMRLDCKSMEYEYFPFSPDTHGYRLVLLDTVVKHELASSAYNKRRESCERAAEAIKKNHPEVEFLRDASMDMLNEVKDQISEEDYKRAEYVIEETQRVLDVCEALEKGDYETVGNRMYKTHHGMSKLYEVSCEELDFLNDVAKECGVTGSRVMGGGFGGCTINLVKEDLYDEFIEKAKKAYLEKYGREPKVYDVVISNGARKLK, from the coding sequence ATGAGTTTAGAAAACACTGTAAGAAATACTTTTAAAGAAAAGTTTGGAACTGAGGGCGAAGTTTATGCTTCTCCTGGTAGAATCAACTTAATTGGTGAGCATACCGATTACAACGGAAGTTTCGTATTTCCAGGCGCTATTGACAAAGGAATGGTAGCTGAAATCAAGAAAAATGGCACCGATAAAGTTCGCGCGTATTCAGTAGACTTAAAAGAAAGTGCAGAATTTGGCTTAAATGAGGAAGACGCACCAAGCCAAAGCTGGGCAAAATATATTTTTGGTGTATGCCGTGAAATTCAAAAAAGAGGTGGAAAAATCGAGGGATTTGATACTGCCTTTGCAGGAGATGTACCTCTAGGAGCAGGTATGTCATCGTCTGCTGCACTCGAAAGCACTTACGCTTTTGCCTTAAACGAAATGTTCAATCTTGGCATCGATAAATTTGAGTTGGCTAAAATCGGTCAAGCTACAGAACACAACTATGTGGGCGTGAAATGTGGTATCATGGACCAATTTGCTTCTGTTTTTGGTAAAGAAGGTCACTTAATGCGTCTTGACTGTAAATCTATGGAATATGAATATTTCCCATTCAGTCCAGATACACATGGCTATCGTTTAGTTTTGCTTGACACAGTAGTAAAACACGAATTGGCTTCTTCTGCATACAACAAGCGTCGTGAGTCTTGCGAGCGTGCTGCCGAAGCAATCAAGAAAAACCATCCAGAAGTAGAATTCTTAAGAGATGCTTCTATGGATATGCTTAACGAAGTAAAAGACCAAATCTCTGAAGAAGACTACAAGCGTGCAGAATATGTAATCGAAGAGACTCAGCGTGTGCTTGATGTGTGCGAGGCGTTGGAAAAAGGAGATTACGAAACTGTGGGCAACAGAATGTACAAAACGCACCACGGCATGAGCAAACTTTACGAAGTAAGTTGCGAGGAATTAGATTTCTTAAACGATGTGGCAAAAGAATGTGGCGTAACAGGTTCTCGTGTAATGGGCGGGGGCTTTGGTGGTTGTACAATCAACTTGGTAAAAGAAGATTTGTACGATGAATTCATCGAAAAAGCTAAAAAAGCCTATTTAGAAAAATATGGTCGTGAGCCAAAAGTTTACGATGTAGTCATCAGTAACGGTGCTAGAAAATTGAAATAA
- a CDS encoding lipocalin family protein, which translates to MNFKVIKYPLIAGAAAFLLFNLVGCVSIPKGVQAVKGFEKEKYLGKWYEIARFDFKFEKNMKNVTAEYSQNADGSIKVVNRGFNNKKNKWDEAVGKAKFVNEPTEARLKVSFFGLFYAGYNVVMMDPDYENVLVMGNNTDYIWFLSRNKQMPEDVKQKFMQKAKDAGYDLSRLVWTEQD; encoded by the coding sequence ATGAATTTTAAAGTAATTAAATATCCGTTAATCGCGGGTGCAGCAGCTTTTTTGCTGTTCAATTTGGTGGGCTGTGTGAGCATTCCCAAAGGGGTGCAAGCGGTAAAAGGATTTGAGAAGGAAAAGTATTTAGGAAAATGGTATGAAATCGCTCGTTTTGATTTTAAATTCGAGAAAAATATGAAAAATGTTACCGCTGAATATTCCCAAAATGCAGACGGGAGCATCAAAGTGGTGAATCGTGGTTTTAATAACAAAAAGAATAAATGGGACGAAGCTGTGGGCAAAGCTAAATTTGTAAACGAACCGACTGAAGCTCGTCTGAAAGTTTCGTTTTTCGGGCTATTTTACGCAGGATACAATGTCGTGATGATGGATCCTGATTACGAAAATGTTTTAGTCATGGGAAACAACACCGATTACATTTGGTTTCTCTCGCGCAACAAACAAATGCCCGAAGATGTGAAACAAAAATTCATGCAAAAAGCAAAAGATGCGGGCTATGATTTGTCGAGATTAGTCTGGACAGAACAAGATTAA
- the uvrA gene encoding excinuclease ABC subunit UvrA, with protein MTKTKKDFNPKTEIQIIGAKLHNLKNINLTIPKNKLVVITGLSGSGKSTLAFDTLYAEGQRRYVESLSAYARQFLGRLDKPQVDNIKGIAPAIAIQQKVNSTNPRSTVGTTTEIYDYLKLLYARIGETFSPISGEKVSKDTVTDVIDFIKKLPENTNLSILAPFIKTDESRSFQESLDILQKQGFARVEIGDQTQKIQDLIDFNFEPPEGTEISLVIDRVSTQNDEDFYHRLSDSVQTAFYEGHGEMMVKIPEKKEIKSFSNRFELDGISFIEPSLHFFSFNNPLGACPTCEGYGKVMGIDENLVVPNKNLSIYEDAVVAWRGEKMSEWKKHFIKESSEFDFPIHKPYFELTDEQKKLLWEGKNKKSASINNFFQMLEENTYKIQYRVMLSRYRGKTTCPTCKGKRLREETNWVKIGGKSINDLVNLPLNELGEFFNQLELSPYQEKVAKRLLLEINNRISFLLDVGLGYLSLNRNSNTLSGGESQRINLATSLGSSLVGSMYILDEPSIGLHSRDTENLISVLKKLRDLGNTVIVVEHDEDIMKAADYIIDIGPEAGTHGGEVVFAGTYQELLKSKTLTAQYLNGEREIKVPQSRIPMRNYIEVTGARENNLKNISAKLPLNSLTVITGVSGSGKSTLLKSIFIPAIERELEIYGSKLGDFESIRGDLSKVKALEYIDQNPIGKSSRSNPVTYIKAYDDIRKLFANQKLSKLRGYQAKHFSFNVDGGRCDHCQGEGSITIEMQFMADVNLECEQCHGKRFKDSILKVKFHGKNISDVLNLTVDDAIVFFSKHGEEKIAEKLQSLQDVGLGYVQLGQSSSTLSGGEAQRIKLASFLIKGTAAKNTLFIFDEPSTGLHFHDINKLMKSLRALIDNGHSVWVIEHHPDIIKCADYILDLGPEGGKKGGEIVAAGTPEEIIHSDRSYTAKYLLDKL; from the coding sequence ATGACCAAAACTAAAAAAGATTTTAATCCTAAAACCGAAATTCAAATTATTGGAGCCAAACTTCATAATTTAAAAAATATAAATCTCACGATTCCCAAAAACAAATTGGTGGTAATCACAGGACTTTCGGGCTCGGGAAAATCCACTTTAGCCTTCGATACGCTTTACGCCGAGGGGCAGCGTCGCTATGTAGAGAGCCTTTCTGCCTACGCGCGCCAGTTTTTAGGTCGGTTGGACAAACCTCAAGTCGATAACATCAAGGGAATCGCCCCTGCCATAGCGATTCAGCAAAAGGTAAATTCTACCAATCCACGCTCAACGGTGGGTACCACTACCGAAATTTATGATTATCTAAAACTTCTGTATGCACGCATCGGGGAAACCTTCTCTCCTATTTCGGGCGAAAAGGTGAGCAAAGACACCGTAACCGATGTTATTGATTTCATCAAAAAATTACCCGAAAATACGAATTTGAGCATTCTTGCACCATTCATCAAAACAGATGAATCTCGCTCATTTCAAGAAAGTTTAGATATTCTACAAAAACAAGGTTTTGCGCGTGTAGAAATCGGCGACCAAACGCAAAAAATTCAGGATTTAATTGATTTTAATTTTGAGCCACCAGAGGGCACCGAAATCAGTTTAGTCATCGATCGTGTCAGCACACAAAATGATGAAGATTTTTATCACCGATTGAGCGATTCGGTACAGACTGCGTTCTATGAAGGGCATGGCGAAATGATGGTGAAAATCCCTGAAAAAAAAGAAATTAAATCATTTTCTAATCGTTTTGAATTAGACGGAATTTCGTTTATCGAGCCAAGTCTGCATTTCTTTAGTTTCAACAATCCGCTGGGTGCTTGCCCTACTTGTGAGGGATATGGCAAGGTGATGGGAATTGACGAAAATTTAGTCGTACCCAACAAAAATTTATCCATTTACGAAGATGCCGTTGTCGCTTGGCGTGGCGAAAAAATGAGCGAGTGGAAAAAACATTTCATTAAAGAATCATCCGAATTCGATTTTCCTATTCACAAACCCTATTTCGAGCTCACCGATGAGCAAAAAAAATTGCTTTGGGAAGGAAAAAATAAAAAATCTGCCAGCATCAATAATTTCTTCCAAATGCTGGAAGAAAACACCTACAAAATCCAATATCGCGTGATGCTTTCTCGCTACCGTGGCAAGACTACTTGCCCTACTTGCAAAGGAAAACGCTTGCGCGAAGAAACCAATTGGGTGAAAATCGGGGGCAAATCTATTAATGATTTGGTGAATTTACCGCTGAATGAATTGGGCGAATTTTTCAATCAATTAGAACTATCGCCTTACCAAGAAAAAGTGGCAAAACGCTTGCTTTTGGAAATCAACAACCGCATTAGTTTCCTACTAGATGTTGGTTTAGGCTATTTAAGTTTAAACCGAAATTCCAACACACTTTCTGGTGGAGAATCACAGCGCATCAACTTGGCGACTTCGCTCGGAAGTAGCTTGGTGGGCAGTATGTACATTCTTGATGAGCCTTCCATAGGTTTGCACTCACGCGACACCGAAAACTTAATTTCTGTACTGAAAAAATTGAGAGATTTAGGCAATACCGTGATTGTGGTCGAGCACGACGAAGACATCATGAAAGCTGCCGACTACATCATCGATATAGGTCCTGAAGCGGGCACCCACGGGGGCGAAGTTGTTTTTGCGGGCACTTATCAAGAATTGCTTAAGTCTAAAACACTTACGGCGCAATACCTAAACGGCGAAAGAGAGATTAAAGTGCCTCAATCCCGTATCCCGATGCGAAACTATATTGAAGTAACGGGCGCACGAGAAAATAATTTAAAAAACATTTCGGCTAAATTACCACTTAATAGCCTAACAGTAATTACAGGCGTAAGTGGCTCAGGCAAAAGTACTTTATTGAAATCTATTTTCATACCAGCCATTGAACGAGAATTGGAAATTTACGGGAGCAAACTCGGAGATTTTGAATCCATAAGAGGCGATTTAAGCAAAGTTAAAGCCCTTGAATACATAGATCAAAACCCGATTGGAAAATCTTCTCGCTCCAATCCTGTAACTTACATCAAGGCTTATGATGACATAAGAAAACTTTTTGCCAATCAAAAATTAAGCAAATTGCGTGGATACCAAGCCAAGCATTTCTCGTTTAACGTAGATGGCGGACGATGCGACCATTGCCAAGGCGAGGGAAGCATTACCATCGAAATGCAGTTTATGGCAGATGTAAATTTAGAGTGTGAGCAATGCCACGGAAAACGCTTTAAAGATTCAATTTTAAAAGTAAAATTCCATGGAAAAAACATCAGCGATGTACTGAATTTAACGGTAGATGATGCCATTGTTTTCTTCAGCAAGCATGGCGAAGAAAAAATTGCCGAAAAACTACAAAGTCTGCAAGATGTAGGGCTGGGCTATGTGCAACTTGGACAATCAAGCAGTACGCTCTCTGGAGGCGAGGCGCAGCGTATCAAACTAGCCTCTTTCTTGATTAAGGGAACGGCTGCCAAGAACACTCTTTTCATTTTTGACGAGCCATCTACTGGATTACATTTTCACGACATCAATAAGCTGATGAAATCGCTACGCGCACTCATTGATAACGGGCACAGCGTGTGGGTGATTGAGCATCACCCAGACATCATAAAATGTGCGGATTACATCCTAGACCTTGGACCTGAAGGGGGCAAAAAAGGAGGAGAAATCGTAGCCGCAGGTACGCCAGAAGAAATCATTCACTCGGATCGAAGCTACACCGCCAAATATCTTTTAGATAAACTTTAA
- a CDS encoding SRPBCC family protein — MPIEITYHSGIYTLKSKQKLYGSMDEVWDFFSRPKNLNAMTPNDLKFEITTPDLAERTYQGQIISYEIEIFPMLKNHWITEITLVKENELFIDEQRFGPYAMWHHEHHFTPLADNEVLMEDIISFKLPMGALGRVVASGLIKNKLKKIFDFRYKFCEERFKK, encoded by the coding sequence ATGCCAATAGAAATTACATATCATTCGGGAATTTATACCCTAAAAAGCAAACAAAAATTATACGGAAGCATGGACGAAGTTTGGGATTTTTTCTCTCGGCCTAAAAATCTAAACGCCATGACGCCCAACGATTTAAAATTTGAAATTACTACGCCAGATTTAGCCGAGCGCACTTACCAAGGGCAAATAATTTCCTATGAAATTGAAATTTTCCCAATGCTTAAAAATCATTGGATTACCGAGATTACTTTGGTCAAAGAAAACGAACTTTTTATCGATGAGCAGCGATTTGGCCCTTATGCAATGTGGCATCATGAGCACCATTTCACGCCGCTTGCCGATAACGAAGTTTTGATGGAAGATATCATCAGTTTTAAATTACCCATGGGCGCATTGGGAAGAGTAGTGGCGAGTGGTTTAATCAAAAATAAGCTAAAAAAGATTTTTGATTTTAGGTATAAATTTTGCGAAGAAAGATTTAAAAAATAA
- a CDS encoding TonB-dependent receptor — protein sequence MYKKLFSLVSVAASLLATAQQKPQDTIVLSSVNAVAKLPITKEIIGKKQIQKKNLGQDMPVLLKNATAVISTSDAGAGVGYTGMRIRGIAAEQVNVTFNGVPVNDSESQGVFWVDFPDVSSSADAVVIQRGVGTSSNGAASFGGSINLDTNRRRTQAFGELMGAYGSFNTQKYMLSAGTGDVANQKLNFDVRGSYVKSDGYRDRASADLYSVGFNARYMPSANTEIHLLNIFGHEKTYQAWDGITKSEEKKYGRTYNPNGAIFNSDWSNVIGYYDNHVDNYDQNHTHLYWNQKYANGWKSKFTAHYTRGKGYYESYKQGAKLAKSYKVNINGLPKADAIRRKWLDNHFYGGIFNVENTQLGNTKLYAGVAANKYVGDHYGEIIKVINHPEYKQNGYYYENEANKVEISGFVKFLQKIGKVDLFGDVQIRNISYDGKYKNGGENDAEEFRPFDESYNFLNPKAGITFNINNFENVYFSYGLTHREPKRADILNAIAEQTDIKPETLHDFELGYRIEKPYLNLGVNAYYMRYKDQLVLSGKLNQVGSAIKENVGDSYRAGLEMDFRTPIVYNQLNFFGNLAWSVNKNIDYKEIVNKKVKNFGTTTISFSPNIVSSVGVEFTPVKDLNFTFVNKYVSEQYVTNTQNENLKLDAYNVSDLSANYTFKLQGRTSLELMALVNNIFNEQYASNGSKDWSGDDLRYYPQAGTNFLAGLKLKF from the coding sequence AAGAAATTATCGGTAAAAAACAAATTCAGAAAAAGAATTTAGGACAAGACATGCCCGTGTTGCTCAAAAACGCCACAGCAGTAATCAGCACATCGGATGCAGGTGCTGGAGTAGGATACACTGGAATGAGAATCAGGGGGATTGCCGCAGAGCAAGTGAATGTAACTTTTAACGGTGTGCCAGTAAACGACAGCGAATCGCAGGGCGTATTCTGGGTGGATTTTCCAGATGTTTCGTCATCGGCCGATGCAGTGGTGATTCAGCGTGGGGTAGGGACTTCATCCAACGGAGCCGCTTCGTTTGGGGGGAGCATCAACCTTGATACCAATCGCCGTAGAACTCAAGCTTTTGGTGAATTAATGGGGGCTTATGGTAGCTTCAATACCCAAAAATACATGTTAAGTGCAGGAACGGGAGATGTAGCCAATCAAAAATTGAATTTTGATGTGCGTGGCTCGTATGTGAAATCAGACGGATACCGCGATAGAGCGTCGGCAGATCTTTATTCTGTAGGGTTCAATGCGAGATATATGCCTTCTGCCAATACAGAAATCCATTTATTGAACATTTTTGGTCATGAAAAAACTTACCAAGCTTGGGACGGAATCACCAAAAGTGAAGAAAAAAAATACGGAAGAACTTACAATCCTAATGGTGCGATTTTCAATAGTGATTGGTCAAATGTCATAGGCTACTACGACAATCATGTGGATAATTATGACCAAAACCACACGCACTTATATTGGAATCAAAAATATGCAAACGGTTGGAAATCAAAATTTACAGCGCACTACACACGCGGAAAAGGATATTACGAAAGCTATAAACAAGGAGCGAAACTTGCTAAAAGCTACAAAGTGAATATCAATGGACTTCCAAAAGCAGACGCAATTCGTAGAAAATGGCTAGATAACCATTTTTATGGCGGAATCTTCAATGTGGAAAACACTCAATTAGGCAATACTAAATTGTATGCTGGTGTGGCTGCCAATAAATATGTGGGCGACCACTACGGTGAAATAATCAAAGTAATCAACCACCCAGAATACAAACAAAATGGTTATTATTACGAAAACGAAGCCAACAAAGTTGAAATTTCAGGATTCGTGAAATTCTTGCAAAAAATAGGCAAAGTTGATTTGTTTGGTGATGTTCAAATCAGAAACATTAGCTACGACGGAAAATATAAAAATGGTGGCGAAAACGATGCAGAAGAATTCCGCCCGTTTGATGAAAGCTATAATTTCTTAAATCCAAAAGCGGGTATTACTTTCAATATTAATAATTTCGAAAATGTATATTTCTCTTATGGATTGACTCACCGCGAGCCAAAAAGAGCCGATATCTTAAACGCAATCGCTGAGCAAACAGATATTAAACCAGAAACTTTACACGATTTTGAATTAGGCTATAGAATCGAAAAACCTTATTTGAATTTAGGCGTGAATGCTTACTATATGCGATACAAAGACCAATTGGTGCTTTCAGGAAAATTAAACCAAGTAGGCTCTGCTATCAAAGAAAATGTAGGAGATAGCTACCGCGCAGGTTTAGAAATGGATTTCAGAACACCGATTGTTTATAATCAATTGAATTTCTTTGGTAATTTGGCTTGGAGCGTCAATAAAAACATAGATTACAAAGAAATAGTCAATAAAAAAGTGAAAAATTTCGGAACCACTACCATTTCTTTCTCACCAAATATCGTGAGCTCTGTAGGAGTGGAATTTACTCCAGTAAAAGATTTGAATTTTACTTTCGTAAACAAATATGTGTCTGAGCAGTATGTGACCAATACCCAAAACGAAAATTTAAAACTTGACGCTTACAATGTTTCAGATTTGTCTGCCAACTATACATTTAAACTTCAAGGAAGAACAAGTCTTGAATTAATGGCGCTTGTAAACAATATTTTCAATGAGCAGTATGCATCAAATGGTAGCAAAGATTGGTCTGGAGATGATTTGAGATACTACCCACAAGCAGGAACCAACTTCTTGGCAGGTTTGAAACTTAAATTCTAA
- a CDS encoding Na+/H+ antiporter NhaC family protein has product MKQKLSWISLIPFIVFITLFLGSGIILEDFYAIPAPIPAVVGVITALLLFKGDFKEKVTVFVEGCGNNNIITMCLIYLLAGAFTQITSEIGALNSVVNLTLHTLPSGWLYVGIFIISAIVATATGTSMGAIAALGGTTLGFAAQTDAESAILAGSLLCGTMFGDNLSVVSDTTIAATQSMECSMADKMKENLKLAIPAALCSIVVFYFLGKNIQVEGQELAVNYVDFINVLPYAIVIILAASGMHVFGALVLGIAAAGAIGLYFDYFTVISFTKNIYTGFANMNEIFILSLLIGGLGHMVNKEGGLKYLLNSVERFINRKRAYGVVATLVSVVDIAVANNTVSIIISSPLVQKLRDTYHLNAKKLASFMDIYSCVIQGIIPYGAQVLLILSLSKDFSYFDLIQNVWYLLFLFIITSIYLVFISKKSESQTA; this is encoded by the coding sequence ATGAAACAAAAGCTTAGCTGGATATCACTCATTCCGTTTATTGTGTTTATTACACTATTCTTGGGGAGCGGTATCATTTTAGAAGATTTTTACGCCATTCCTGCGCCCATCCCCGCTGTGGTGGGTGTGATTACGGCCTTGCTTTTATTCAAAGGAGATTTCAAAGAGAAAGTCACCGTTTTTGTGGAAGGCTGCGGAAACAACAATATCATTACCATGTGTTTAATCTACTTGCTAGCAGGTGCTTTCACGCAAATTACTAGCGAAATCGGCGCACTTAATTCTGTGGTAAATTTAACATTACACACCTTGCCTTCGGGCTGGCTATATGTGGGGATTTTCATTATTTCTGCCATTGTAGCGACAGCTACGGGAACATCAATGGGTGCCATTGCGGCACTTGGCGGAACTACTTTAGGATTTGCCGCCCAAACCGATGCCGAATCAGCGATTTTGGCGGGTTCGCTATTGTGTGGCACTATGTTTGGCGACAATCTTTCGGTGGTTTCGGACACCACGATTGCCGCTACGCAAAGTATGGAATGTTCTATGGCCGACAAAATGAAGGAAAACTTAAAATTAGCCATTCCTGCAGCCTTGTGTAGTATTGTTGTTTTTTATTTTTTGGGTAAAAACATTCAAGTTGAAGGGCAAGAGTTAGCCGTAAATTATGTAGATTTTATCAATGTATTGCCGTATGCGATTGTGATTATTTTGGCGGCGAGTGGCATGCATGTCTTTGGTGCACTCGTGCTTGGGATTGCGGCAGCTGGAGCCATTGGGCTTTATTTTGATTATTTTACGGTGATTTCTTTTACCAAAAACATCTACACAGGATTTGCCAATATGAACGAAATCTTTATTCTTTCGTTACTAATTGGTGGGCTTGGTCACATGGTAAACAAAGAGGGCGGATTGAAATATTTGCTCAACAGCGTGGAGCGATTCATCAACCGAAAAAGAGCGTATGGCGTGGTGGCAACGCTCGTTTCTGTGGTAGATATTGCGGTGGCAAACAACACCGTTTCCATCATTATTTCTAGCCCATTGGTGCAAAAACTGAGAGATACTTATCATTTGAACGCTAAAAAATTAGCTTCGTTCATGGATATTTATAGTTGTGTGATTCAAGGGATTATTCCTTATGGGGCACAAGTTTTATTGATTCTGAGCTTAAGCAAAGATTTTAGCTATTTCGACTTGATTCAAAATGTGTGGTATTTGCTATTTTTATTCATTATCACGAGCATTTATTTAGTTTTTATTTCTAAAAAATCCGAAAGCCAAACAGCTTAA
- a CDS encoding nucleoside-diphosphate kinase: MQNNLTFTMIKPNAVKKGHIGAILNDIVNAGFKIRAMKLTQLSRADAEHFYAVHKERPFFDELVDFMISGPIVAAVLEKENAVADYRKLIGATDPAEAEEGTLRKKYADSKQANAVHGADSDENAEIEAKFHFSGREIFEY, encoded by the coding sequence ATGCAAAACAATCTCACCTTTACAATGATTAAGCCCAATGCGGTAAAAAAGGGACATATCGGGGCGATTCTAAACGATATCGTGAATGCTGGATTTAAAATTCGTGCAATGAAACTTACGCAATTGAGCCGTGCTGATGCCGAGCATTTTTATGCGGTGCACAAGGAGCGTCCTTTCTTTGATGAATTGGTAGATTTTATGATTTCGGGACCTATTGTAGCGGCTGTTTTAGAAAAAGAAAATGCGGTAGCAGATTACCGAAAATTAATCGGTGCAACAGACCCTGCCGAAGCAGAAGAGGGAACGCTGCGCAAGAAATATGCAGACTCTAAACAAGCCAACGCGGTACACGGCGCCGACAGCGATGAAAACGCTGAAATTGAGGCTAAATTCCATTTTTCGGGGAGAGAAATTTTCGAATATTAA